The genomic stretch TCATTTCGGACTCGGAGTACTGCCGTATTTCCCGCTGGAGAACGGTTTGCTGACCGGGAAGGTGCGACGTGGCAAGGTCATCCCGGCAGGGACCCGCATCGCGGAGAGCGCGTACCAGGTGACGGAGGCGCGGCTTGACACCGTAGAGGCACTGGTCGCCTGGGGCATGAAGAACGGTCGCAGCCTCCTGGAGATCGCGGTCGGTGTCCTCGCCGCGCTTCCAGGCTGCAGTTCGGTGATCGCGGGGGCCACGAAGCCGGAGCAGGTGAGGGCCAACGCGGCGGCTGGGGAGTGGGTTCCCGCCGCCGAAGAGCTGGGGGAGATCTTGGAGCTGCTGTAGAGCAGCCTGATCGCCCCCGGCTACAACTCCCTGTCGGCGTGAGTCCGCCGTCTCCACCCGGCCTTCGTCGGCTCCCGGAGCCGCTGTCCCCCGCACAGGATCGAGAGCCGCACTGTCAGGTAAAACAAGGCGTTCATATGGAACGCATCCCCCCGGGAGGGCCTCTCTACAGCCGGAACACGCATCGCGGGGTTGAGGAAGGAGGCCACGGCGGTTCCGGGTCCGGCCGTGGACGCTGAAACATCGGTCCAGGCCCGACGGACCTTCGCACACCCGCGATCGGCGAAATCCACCAGGACCGTTCCGATAGCATGATCCAACACCCACGGCGAGCGCCCTGATCGCCCGTCCTGCACCGGGAAACGAAGCTGTCCGACACGTACAGCGATCTGTTTAATACATCTAGAAAATCGGCCAAACAAATTGATACCTATAGCATCACGGTTTTTTTCGCGAATAAAGTGCAGAATTGACTTCGCCGCGTGGCGTCGACCACGGGTGATGCTGTGGGTGACGGCGGGTGTGGTGGCCCTCGGGTTCCTCATCGTGCTGGAGATTGCTGCGCGTGGGTACGGCCTGCCTGGGCCGCTCACCAATCAGGCGCGAGAGGTGGTATTCCCTCCCAAGTCGGGTTTCCTGTTGTACGCCGGTATGGCGTTGCTGATGGTGGTGCTCACCTGGCGGCAACGATTCATCGCGGCCGGCGTCGCGATCGGCATCGACGTCGTCTTCTTGCTGGTGCGGTGGGCGGCCGACGTCAAGGTGACCGACGGCCACCCCTTCGGCAACGGCGCGTTGTGGGTGGTTCTGGGATATGCGGTCATCGCTGTCACGCGCCGCAAGGGCCGGGAGCGTGTCCTGCTCCTGAAGGGCGTCGGGCTGGCCCTGCTGCTGGTGGCCGGTCGCAAGACCGGCGATACCTGGCTGCTCATCACGTCGAAGACCCGCCCGGCGGTGTTCGACCAGTACGTGGCAACCGTCGATCATGTGTTGGGCGACCCTTCGTGGCTGGCAGGACGAATTGTCAGGGCCACCGGTCCGATCGGCTCCCATATTCTCGACTATGTCTACATTCAGCTTGCGGTGGCCGCGGTCGTCGTCGCGACGTACCAGCTGCGGAACGTGGCGGTCGAGCGGCGTTTCCCGCGCCACCATCTGGTGCGCACCTTTCTGGTGATCGGCCTCCTCGGGCCGGCCGTCTATATGGTCTTCCCGGTGGTCGGACCGGTCTTCGCCTACAGCGCCGAGGGCGGGCACTGGGCGGCGGCGAACCTGTGGCCGGACACTCCGCCGCCGATCAATACCCCGCACCAGATGCCGTTCGACGAGATCACCCCACGTAACTGCATGCCCAGCCTCCACACGGCATGGGCCACCGCGATTTTCATTCATTCCCGCAAGGGCCCGCGGATTCTGCGCTACGCAGGCACCTTCTGGCTGATAGCCACACTCGGCGCAACGCTGGGATTCGGCTACCACTACGGCGCCGATCTCGTTGCCGGCATGGTGTTCGCGCTCACGGTCGAGGCTGCCCTGCGTTCGCTCGCACGTGGCTGGGATCGCTCAGGAACCCGATTGGTCGCCCACGGCACAGCGGTCTTTTTCGCGCTCTTGGTGTCGTACCGTTATCTGCCGACGGAGATGGCCGAACATCCGTGGGTGTTCGGACCGCTTCTCATCCTGGCGATGACCTCAGTGATCCACGGCTACATACGGACCACCAGGCGATGGGAACCGCAGACCGCGGCAGTGCTGCAACCGGAACCGCAACCCGAACCCGTTTGAGTCATGGTCGGATCCCTGTGGTGGGTTCGAAGCGATACGGAATACAGGTGCCTCGGACGAGGCGCAGTTGACGACAGTGTCCAAGGACGCCCGCCGAGCGGCATGCGTCTGCCACAGCGACCATGGTCCGAACTCGTGGTACGTCGTCCGGCCTCGGTGGCTTGGCTGGTAGGAAACTGCGTCAGTCCGAGCCGCAGTACAGCCGGAGGAACTCCTCCATCGCCGCCTCGACGCCGGCGCGATCGTCGGTGGCGAGCAGGTCGAGCAGCAGACCACGGACATCGAGGCGAAGACCCCGATGGCCCGGGCCCGTTCGGCGGCACCCGTGAACGTGTTCGCGACGATCGCCATGGCCACTGGGTTGAGCATGGTCCCGCCGACGGCTTGCAAGACGCGCGCCGCGATCAGCCAGCCGATGCCTGGGGTCAGGCCGCACGGCAGCGACCCGAGACCGAAGGCCGCGAGCCCCGCCTGGAAGACGCGCCGCCGGCCGATCCGGTCGGCGGCGGAACCGGCCAGCACGAGGAACCGGCCAGCACCAGAGTGTAGGCGTCGACCGTCCACTGCAGGCTGGATTCCGAGGCGCGCAGGTCACGGCCCATGGTGGGAAGCGCGACGTTGACGATGGAAATGTCCATGACGACCACGACGATGCTGATGCAACAGATCGCGAGCACCAGGGACTTGCGACGCGGGCTCAGTTCGGCAGCCGCGAGTGGAGAGAGCACTGATGAACTCATGGCCACGACGCTAGGATTTAGAGCGTGCTCGAAATCAAATCGCAGCCGGCATCCGACACCGGCGAGCCGAAGGCGGGCCACGGCGCTGTGCCCGCAGAAGGTCTGACCATCGCGGAGGCGGCCCGCCGTACCGGGGTGAGCGTGCACACGCTTCGGTACTACGAGCGCGCGGGCCTGGTCATCAGTCCGGTCGTCCGTACGAGCGGCGGCCGTCGCCGGTACCGGGAACTCGACCTCAAGTGGATCATCATCTGCACCAAGCTGCGCGCCACCGGTATGCCCATCAGAGGTATCCGCCAGTACGCCGAACTGGTCGCCGCAGGATCGGGCAACGAGGCGGAACGGCTCGCCCTCCTGGAAGCCCACCGTGCCGACATCCTGAACAGGCTCGCGGAGATCCAAGAGAACCTGACAATGATCGACTACAAGATCGAGGTCTACCGGGGAAGCCTGGCCGCGGGCGAGGCCGACCAACTCTGGGCACCCGTCAGCCCCCGTTGAGCGGCGCGCAGGACGGCAGGCCGCGGACCTCGATCGGGGCTGGACCCGCGTCACCGATCGCTGTGACCAGAAATGCTCGCCGGGTGATCAGGCAACGTCGTGGTACCCGGTGGTCGAACTGCGACGAGGTCATCAACCCGAACAGCAGCG from Streptomyces roseochromogenus subsp. oscitans DS 12.976 encodes the following:
- a CDS encoding aldo/keto reductase, which produces MPDTPDPHTPIEETLAALTELVREGKVRYTGNSNFAGWQIAEAACVARSAGFERFISAQNHWSLLDRASENEVVPAARHFGLGVLPYFPLENGLLTGKVRRGKVIPAGTRIAESAYQVTEARLDTVEALVAWGMKNGRSLLEIAVGVLAALPGCSSVIAGATKPEQVRANAAAGEWVPAAEELGEILELL
- a CDS encoding phosphatase PAP2 family protein, yielding MLWVTAGVVALGFLIVLEIAARGYGLPGPLTNQAREVVFPPKSGFLLYAGMALLMVVLTWRQRFIAAGVAIGIDVVFLLVRWAADVKVTDGHPFGNGALWVVLGYAVIAVTRRKGRERVLLLKGVGLALLLVAGRKTGDTWLLITSKTRPAVFDQYVATVDHVLGDPSWLAGRIVRATGPIGSHILDYVYIQLAVAAVVVATYQLRNVAVERRFPRHHLVRTFLVIGLLGPAVYMVFPVVGPVFAYSAEGGHWAAANLWPDTPPPINTPHQMPFDEITPRNCMPSLHTAWATAIFIHSRKGPRILRYAGTFWLIATLGATLGFGYHYGADLVAGMVFALTVEAALRSLARGWDRSGTRLVAHGTAVFFALLVSYRYLPTEMAEHPWVFGPLLILAMTSVIHGYIRTTRRWEPQTAAVLQPEPQPEPV
- a CDS encoding MerR family transcriptional regulator, with the protein product MLEIKSQPASDTGEPKAGHGAVPAEGLTIAEAARRTGVSVHTLRYYERAGLVISPVVRTSGGRRRYRELDLKWIIICTKLRATGMPIRGIRQYAELVAAGSGNEAERLALLEAHRADILNRLAEIQENLTMIDYKIEVYRGSLAAGEADQLWAPVSPR